From a single Rosa rugosa chromosome 7, drRosRugo1.1, whole genome shotgun sequence genomic region:
- the LOC133723066 gene encoding AP2-like ethylene-responsive transcription factor PLT2: protein MSMNRDIFRFHSSESMDSNLNLQPDNPFQLPSSIRDAPNDCNFTVANYPVPSPLPLGGYEGFITGANNSTSGGNQTRYENGRCEAFIWDNTDPEEKSKTSGFEVEEDAARAHDLAALKLWGESASLNFPLSNYVNDLKEMKSFTKKEYFLHIRRSKTGLAKTVSNYRGVSRNAHNKKWQVRLGKGKDIDSIYVGTFDTEEQAAEAYDVAAIRVKGPKSITNFDKSNYDVKQILESPKFLIDKGASKTLRRSSVDDVLQKRRKTRNDSSSTPSAPPPLHPIDQTQPTAIDSSLQYQFPIPYLQVPVPHGYQNPIFEANRSFSPQYDYGGSEPIAQLQPFIPLLNQEFPSHQYCNSNSQHHLDQTPSSQFLQDTQNPNLVAGLNNLASDSCTEEFSSSQVHEASFEMMGTNEGGAHGDGSSQVVGNLGDPVFGLGNSDLDPVSWLETFLRMSPQRPDSKV, encoded by the exons ATGTCGATGAACAGAGATATCTTCCGTTTCCATTCTTCCGAGTCCATGGACAGCAATTTAAACTTGCAGCCTGATAACCCATTTCAACTTCCAAGTTCCATAAGAGATGCGCCAAATGACTGTAATTTTACTGTTGCTAACTATCCAGTTCCATCACCATTGCCTTTGGGAGGTTATGAGGGTTTTATAACTGGGGCAAACAACAGCACTTCTGGAGGGAACCAAACTAG GTACGAAAATGGACGATGTGAAGCATTTATATGGGATAACACGGATCCAGAAGAGAAATCCAAGACAA GTGGATTTGAAGTAGAAGAGGATGCAGCTAGAGCTCATGACCTAGCTGCTCTAAAATTATGGGGAGAGTCTGCGAGTTTGAATTTTCCG TTAAGCAACTACGTGAATGACCTGAAAGAAATGAAGTCATTTACGAAGAAGGAATACTTTCTACACATCAGAAG AAGCAAGACGGGTTTAGCCAAGACGGTATCCAATTACCGTGGAGTTTcgag GAACGCGCACAACAAAAAATGGCAAGTTAGgttaggaaaaggaaaagacaTTGATAGCATTTACGTGGGAACATTTG ATACCGAAGAGCAAGCCGCCGAAGCATATGACGTTGCAGCTATAAGGGTGAAAGGGCCGAAATCAATCACCAATTTTGATAAAAGTAACTACGATGTCAAACAGATTCTTGAAAGCCCAAAATTTCTAATTGATAAAGGTGCATCGAAGACGTTGAGGCGGAGTTCAGTTGATGATGTGcttcaaaagagaagaaagactCGCAATGACTCCAGCTCAACCCCTAGTGCCCCACCACCACTTCACCCAATAGATCAAACTCAACCAACGGCAATCGATTCAAGCCTTCAATATCAATTTCCGATCCCTTACCTCCAAGTTCCAGTCCCTCACGGTTACCAAAACCCTATCTTTGAAGCAAACCGAAGTTTCAGTCCTCAGTATGACTATGGTGGAAGTGAGCCAATAGCCCAGCTTCAACCTTTCATACCCTTATTGAATCAAGAGTTTCCATCTCACCAGTATTGTAACAGCAATTCCCAGCACCACCTTGATCAAACCCCTAGCTCCCAGTTCCTTCAAGACACTCAGAACCCTAATCTTGTTGCTGGGTTGAACAACCTTGCAAGTGATAGCTGTACGGAAGAATTTTCCAGCAGTCAGGTTCATGAGGCGAGTTTCGAGATGATGGGGACGAACGAGGGTGGTGCTCACGGTGATGGTAGCAGTCAAGTAGTTGGAAATCTTGGTGATCCTGTGTTTGGGCTGGGCAATTCTGACTTGGATCCTGTTAGCTGGCTGGAAACGTTCTTGAGGATGAGCCCACAACGTCCTGATTCTAAGGTGTGA
- the LOC133722201 gene encoding probably inactive leucine-rich repeat receptor-like protein kinase At5g06940, producing the protein MATTCTYPLLLSLISTFFILTSSSSSPPSEADILLTFKASIRDSSNSLSTWSNTSEIHHCNWTGITCTTISSVLSVTSLNLQSFNLSGEISSSVCELPNLSLLNLANNFFSQPIPLHLSQCTSLETLNLSNNLIWGPIPSQISQFGSLRVLDLSKNHVEGNIPQSFASLNKLQVLNLGSNLISGNVPSIFGNLSELVVLDVSQNSYLMSEVPTDIGKLVKLEKLFLQSSSFHGEIPDSLVGMQSLTVLDLSQNNLTGRVPQTLGTSLKNLVSFDVSVNRLSGLFPNGICSGKGLINLSLHTNVFNGSVPSSISECLNLERFEIQNNLFSGDFPVELWSLPKIKLLRAENNGFSGEIPDSVSKAGQLEQVQIDNNSFTSKIPQGLGLVKSLYRFSASLNGLYGELPPNFCDSPVLSIVNLSHNSLSGQIPELRKCRKLVSLSLADNKLSGNIGSSLGELPVLTYLDLSDNMLNGEIPQELQNLKLALFNVSFNQLSGRVPYSLISGLPASFLQGNPELCGPGLLHSCSDDPPRHRSSDLTTLTCALISVAFAVGTLTIAGAFIAYRRYYKQRPQTGLWRSVFFYPLRVTEHDLIMGMDEKSSGGGVGVFGRVHILSLPSGELVAVKKLVNFRVHSSKALKAEIKTLAKIRHKNIVKVLGYCHSDDAIFLIYEFLQRGSLGDLICRPDFDLQWSVRLRIAIGVAQGLAYLHKDYVPHLLHRNVKSKNILLDADFEPKLTDFGLNKILGDAAFQSTMASESAFSCYNAPENKYSKKATEQMDVYSFGVVILELVTGRQAEQALPSESLDIVKWVRRKVNITNGAVQVLDPKITSSSQQEMLVALEIALHCTSVMPEKRPSMSEVVKSLQSLDSMTHTAVVDFSAFEEHSVV; encoded by the exons ATGGCTACAACCTGCACATACCCAttgcttctctctctcatctccacATTCTTCATTCtcacttcatcatcatcatcaccaccatctGAGGCAGACATTCTTCTCACCTTCAAAGCCTCCATTAGAGATTCTTCAAACTCTCTCTCAACTTGGTCCAACACCTCTGAGATCCATCATTGTAATTGGACTGGAATTACTTGCACCACCATATCTTCAGTACTCTCTGTAACTTCTCTAAACCTCCAAAGCTTCAACCTTTCTGGTGAAATCTCATCTTCAGTATGTGAACTTCCCAATCTGTCCCTGCTCAACCTTGCTAACAATTTCTTCAGCCAACCCAttcctctccatctctctcaGTGCACTTCTCTGGAGACTTTGAATCTCAGCAACAATCTCATCTGGGGTCCAATCCCAAGTCAGATTTCTCAGTTTGGTTCTTTGAGAGTGCTTGACTTGAGCAAAAACCATGTTGAGGGAAACATCCCACAAAGCTTTGCCtcactcaacaagctccaagttCTCAACTTGGGAAGCAACTTGATTTCAGGTAATGTGCCTTCTATATTTGGAAATTTGAGTGAGCTAGTTGTGCTTGATGTGTCTCAAAATTCATACTTGATGAGTGAGGTTCCCACTGATATTGGGAAGCTTGTTAAGCTTGAGAAGTTATTCTTGCAAAGCTCAAGTTTTCATGGTGAAATTCCTGATTCTTTGGTGGGTATGCAATCTTTGACTGTTTTAGACCTTTCCCAGAACAACTTAACTGGTAGGGTTCCTCAGACACTAGGGACTTCTCTTAAGAACTTAGTGTCTTTTGATGTTTCAGTGAATAGGCTTTCTGGGTTATTCCCAAATGGTATATGTAGTGGAAAGGGCCTTATAAACCTCAGCCTTCATACAAATGTGTTCAATGGTTCAGTACCCAGTTCTATTAGTGAATGCTTAAATCTTGAGAGGTTTGAAATTCAGAACAATTTGTTTTCTGGTGATTTCCCAGTTGAGTTATGGTCACTACCCAAAATAAAGCTCTTAAGAGCTGAAAATAATGGATTTTCTGGAGAAATACCTGACTCAGTGTCGAAGGCTGGTCAATTGGAGCAAGTTCAAATAGATAACAATAGTTTCACTAGCAAAATTCCTCAGGGTCTTGGGTTAGTCAAGAGCTTATATAGATTCTCAGCTTCTTTAAATGGTTTATATGGTGAACTACCTCCAAATTTCTGTGACTCCCCTGTTCTGAGTATTGTAAACCTCTCCCACAATTCTCTTTCGGGTCAAATTCCGGAGCTTAGGAAATGCAGGAAGCTAGTGTCTTTGTCTTTGGCAGACAATAAGCTTAGTGGGAATATCGGGTCATCTCTTGGTGAATTACCAGTACTGACTTATCTTGATCTTTCGGACAATATGCTTAATGGTGAAATCCCTCAGGAGCTTCAGAACTTGAAGCTTGCGCTCTTCAATGTCTCCTTTAATCAGCTTTCTGGTAGAGTCCCCTATTCTCTTATTTCAGGTCTCCCAGCTTCGTTTCTCCAAGGAAATCCAGAACTTTGTGGGCCAGGATTACTCCATTCTTGTTCTGATGACCCGCCAAGGCACCGTTCTTCTGATCTTACAACCTTGACATGTGCCCTGATCTCTGTAGCCTTTGCTGTTGGAACTCTGACTATTGCTGGTGCCTTTATTGCTTATCGTCGATATTACAAGCAAAGACCTCAAACTGGCTTATGGCGTTCGGTTTTCTTTTATCCTCTGAGAGTCACCGAGCATGATTTGATAATGGGAATGGATGAGAAAAGTTCAGGAGGAGGTGTTGGAGTATTTGGTAGAGTCCACATTTTAAGTCTACCAAGCGGGGAACTTGTTGCTGTGAAGAAGCTTGTGAATTTCAGGGTCCATTCATCGAAAGCCTTGAAGGCTGAGATCAAGACCTTGGCCAAAATCAGGCATAAAAATATAGTAAAAGTTCTTGGGTATTGCCATTCAGATGATGCAATATTTCTGATATATGAGTTCTTACAGAGAGGGAGCTTGGGGGACTTGATCTGCAGACCTGATTTTGATTTGCAGTGGAGTGTTAGGTTGAGAATTGCCATTGGTGTTGCTCAAGGGCTGGCATACCTCCACAAGGATTATGTTCCTCATTTACTCCATAGAAATGTCAAATCGAAAAATATCCTTTTGGATGCTGATTTTGAACCAAAGCTCACAGATTTTGGTCTGAACAAAATTCTGGGAGATGCTGCCTTTCAGTCAACAATGGCTTCAGAATCTGCTTTCTCCTGTTACAATGCACCAG AAAACAAGTACAGTAAGAAAGCAACTGAACAAATGGATGTGTACAGCTTTGGTGTTGTAATATTGGAGCTAGTGACGGGCCGGCAAGCGGAGCAAGCTTTACCATCTGAGTCTCTCGATATAGTGAAGTGGGTACGACGAAAGGTCAACATTACAAATGGGGCGGTCCAAGTTCTCGATCCCAAGATCACAAGTTCATCCCAGCAAGAGATGCTAGTAGCTCTAGAAATTGCTTTGCATTGCACTTCTGTGATGCCGGAAAAGAGACCATCAATGTCTGAAGTTGTGAAATcacttcagtccctcgactCGATGACTCACACTGCTGTTGTAGACTTTTCTGCCTTTGAGGAGCATTCGGTTGTCTGA